A single window of Paracoccus albus DNA harbors:
- a CDS encoding P-II family nitrogen regulator, producing the protein MKKVEAIIKPFKLDDVKEALQEVGVQGLTVTEVKGFGRQKGHTELYRGAEYVVDFLPKIKIEMVLPDDQIDAAVEAITSAARTEKIGDGKIFVSPIDQAIRIRTGETGDDAV; encoded by the coding sequence ATGAAAAAGGTCGAAGCGATCATCAAGCCTTTTAAACTGGATGATGTGAAAGAAGCCCTTCAGGAAGTTGGCGTGCAGGGTCTTACCGTCACCGAAGTCAAAGGGTTCGGTCGTCAGAAAGGACATACAGAACTGTATCGCGGGGCAGAATATGTCGTCGACTTCCTGCCCAAGATCAAGATCGAGATGGTCCTGCCAGACGATCAGATCGACGCCGCTGTCGAGGCGATAACCTCTGCCGCACGGACAGAAAAGATCGGCGATGGCAAGATCTTCGTATCACCCATCGATCAGGCGATCCGCATCCGCACCGGGGAAACCGGCGACGATGCCGTGTAA
- a CDS encoding nuclear transport factor 2 family protein translates to MNSTDIVRAFWASMQSNDFDMAAREWLSPDYIGSWPQTGEVIRGPAEYAAVNNAFPGRGDWRFEEISLVADGNRVVTDTRITHEPLEIATHAITFHEISGNLILRQTEYWPDEYPVPAWREGFLKIDRQIAQW, encoded by the coding sequence ATGAATAGCACTGATATCGTTCGCGCCTTCTGGGCCTCCATGCAAAGCAATGACTTTGATATGGCCGCGCGGGAATGGCTTTCACCCGACTATATAGGCTCATGGCCGCAAACCGGCGAAGTTATCCGTGGACCCGCGGAATACGCTGCGGTCAACAACGCCTTTCCCGGTCGCGGCGATTGGCGATTCGAGGAAATATCGCTCGTCGCAGACGGCAACCGGGTCGTGACCGACACGCGCATCACCCATGAACCGCTTGAAATCGCGACCCATGCCATCACCTTTCACGAAATCAGTGGGAATCTGATCCTGCGGCAAACCGAATACTGGCCGGATGAATATCCTGTGCCCGCTTGGAGAGAGGGGTTTCTGAAGATTGACCGACAGATCGCGCAATGGTGA
- the tig gene encoding trigger factor — translation MQVTETQNEGLKRGYQLTLPASDLAAMVDQKLKEAQPEVEMKGFRKGKVPMAMLKKQFGPRVMGDAMQDSIDGALREHMEKSGDRPAVQPKVEMADGENWKEGDDVVVNVSYEILPEIPEVDLSKLDLERLVVKAEDAAVTEALEGLAKNATSYEDKKKGSKAAKDDQVVIDFKGSVDGELFEGGTAEDYPLVLGSGSFIPGFEDQLTGAKAGDEVEVNVKFPDDYGHEALAGKDAVFATTVKAVKKPVDAKIDDELAKRFGAESLDKLKEQIAERLEGEYKGASRAVMKRALLDQLDKQVKFDLPEVLVEAEAGQIAHQLYHEENPDDHGHDHGEIEPTEEHKKLAERRVRLGLLLAEIGQKAEVQVSDQEFTQAVMNQARQFPGQERQFFEFIQQNAQAQQQLRAPIFEDKVVDHIAEQAKVKDKEVSKEDLEKAVEALDEL, via the coding sequence ATGCAGGTCACAGAGACCCAGAACGAAGGCCTCAAGCGCGGCTACCAACTGACCCTCCCCGCTTCGGATCTGGCCGCTATGGTCGATCAGAAGCTGAAGGAAGCGCAGCCCGAAGTGGAAATGAAGGGCTTCCGCAAGGGCAAGGTGCCGATGGCGATGCTGAAAAAGCAGTTCGGCCCCCGCGTGATGGGCGATGCCATGCAGGATTCCATCGACGGCGCGCTGCGTGAGCATATGGAAAAATCCGGCGACCGCCCCGCCGTTCAGCCGAAGGTCGAAATGGCCGATGGTGAGAACTGGAAGGAAGGCGATGATGTCGTCGTCAACGTTTCCTACGAAATTCTGCCGGAAATCCCCGAAGTCGATCTGTCCAAGCTGGATCTAGAGCGGCTTGTCGTGAAGGCGGAAGATGCGGCAGTCACCGAAGCTCTGGAAGGTCTGGCCAAGAACGCGACCTCCTATGAGGATAAGAAAAAGGGCTCCAAGGCCGCCAAGGACGATCAGGTCGTGATCGACTTCAAAGGCTCGGTCGACGGCGAACTCTTCGAAGGTGGCACCGCCGAAGACTATCCGCTGGTTCTGGGTTCAGGCAGCTTCATCCCCGGATTCGAGGATCAGCTGACCGGCGCAAAAGCTGGCGACGAAGTCGAAGTGAACGTGAAGTTCCCCGACGACTACGGACATGAAGCACTTGCGGGCAAAGATGCTGTCTTTGCGACGACGGTCAAGGCTGTCAAAAAGCCTGTCGACGCCAAGATCGACGACGAGCTCGCGAAGCGTTTCGGCGCAGAATCGCTCGACAAGCTGAAAGAACAGATCGCAGAGCGTCTGGAAGGCGAATATAAAGGCGCAAGCCGCGCTGTCATGAAGCGTGCGCTGCTGGATCAGCTGGACAAGCAGGTCAAGTTTGATCTTCCGGAAGTTCTGGTCGAAGCCGAAGCCGGTCAGATCGCCCACCAGCTTTACCATGAAGAGAATCCGGATGATCACGGCCATGACCATGGCGAGATCGAACCGACCGAAGAGCACAAGAAGCTGGCCGAACGCCGCGTGCGCCTTGGCCTGCTGCTGGCCGAGATCGGTCAGAAGGCTGAAGTGCAGGTTTCGGATCAGGAATTCACGCAGGCCGTCATGAATCAGGCCCGCCAGTTCCCGGGTCAGGAGCGTCAGTTCTTCGAGTTCATTCAACAAAACGCGCAGGCACAGCAACAGCTGCGTGCGCCGATCTTCGAAGACAAGGTTGTCGATCACATTGCTGAGCAGGCAAAGGTGAAAGACAAGGAGGTCTCGAAAGAGGATCTCGAAAAGGCTGTCGAAGCTCTCGACGAGCTTTGA
- a CDS encoding YihY/virulence factor BrkB family protein, which translates to MSEAIFDPLPEEIRKRYEIGEENRHEGTDADENRSDRSGKGHQEDDPLPRPRANPPNSAWGLKPKEWVAVLKGTVSEIGEDRVTSVAGGVTFFGLLALFPAITALVSIFGLVADPAVISEQLDNMAEFIPPSALDIIRGQVESIVSSPGTALSFAGIAGLLATLWSANGGMKALMDALNVAWFQKEERGFIKLNLVSLAMTIGAIFLLIALIGTIAVLPAVLNWLPLPEETRGFVSAIRWPIMFAVLMLAISLLYRWGPSRNDAHFSWVSPGALIATIGLVGTSALFSWYAANFANYNETYGTLGAVIVLMMWLWISAIVILVGAEVNSVAERHLRALRGEPQKA; encoded by the coding sequence GTGTCCGAAGCCATCTTCGACCCGCTGCCGGAAGAAATTCGCAAGCGGTACGAGATCGGCGAAGAAAATCGCCATGAGGGAACAGACGCGGACGAAAACAGATCGGATAGGTCTGGCAAGGGTCATCAAGAAGATGACCCGCTTCCGCGCCCTCGCGCAAACCCGCCAAACTCCGCCTGGGGGTTGAAGCCCAAGGAATGGGTGGCTGTGCTGAAAGGCACAGTAAGCGAGATCGGAGAGGATCGCGTCACCTCTGTCGCGGGCGGCGTCACATTCTTCGGATTGCTGGCTTTATTTCCCGCCATCACAGCTTTGGTATCCATATTCGGACTTGTCGCCGACCCTGCCGTCATCAGCGAACAACTTGATAATATGGCAGAGTTCATCCCACCCTCTGCCCTCGACATCATTCGCGGTCAGGTCGAATCCATCGTAAGCTCTCCCGGGACTGCCTTGTCATTTGCGGGTATCGCGGGCCTGCTTGCAACGCTTTGGTCTGCGAATGGCGGCATGAAGGCGCTGATGGACGCGTTGAACGTCGCGTGGTTCCAGAAGGAAGAGCGTGGCTTCATCAAGCTTAATCTCGTCTCTCTGGCGATGACCATCGGTGCCATCTTCCTGCTGATCGCCCTGATCGGGACCATCGCCGTTTTGCCTGCGGTCCTGAACTGGCTGCCCCTGCCAGAGGAGACTAGAGGCTTTGTCTCTGCCATCCGCTGGCCGATCATGTTTGCCGTGCTGATGTTGGCGATCAGCCTGCTGTATCGCTGGGGTCCAAGCCGGAACGATGCGCATTTCAGTTGGGTCTCACCCGGTGCGCTGATTGCGACAATAGGTCTGGTCGGCACTTCGGCCTTGTTTTCATGGTATGCGGCAAATTTCGCGAATTATAACGAAACCTACGGCACGCTAGGCGCGGTAATCGTTCTGATGATGTGGCTGTGGATTTCCGCAATCGTGATCCTGGTCGGGGCAGAGGTGAATTCGGTAGCCGAACGACATCTGCGCGCCCTTCGCGGTGAACCTCAGAAAGCATGA
- the rplI gene encoding 50S ribosomal protein L9 — protein MQVILLERVAKLGAMGDVVKVKEGYARNFLLPQGKALRASDANVAAFEAQKAALVAKNDESKADAQKFADKLDGETFIVIRSASDAGALYGSVTPRDAADAANEAGHEVDRKQVVLGAPIKELGLHKIKVVLHPEVEAEITLNVARSNEEAELQAAGKSIQDLAAEEDAAAEFEISELFDDIGSASRDEDDDQGSEATAAAGE, from the coding sequence ATGCAAGTCATCCTGCTGGAACGCGTGGCCAAGCTCGGCGCCATGGGCGACGTGGTGAAGGTCAAGGAAGGTTACGCCCGCAATTTCCTGCTGCCGCAGGGAAAGGCACTGCGTGCCTCTGACGCCAATGTCGCCGCGTTTGAAGCGCAAAAAGCCGCGCTCGTCGCGAAAAACGACGAATCGAAGGCCGACGCTCAGAAATTCGCTGACAAGCTTGACGGCGAAACCTTCATCGTCATCCGGTCGGCATCCGATGCTGGCGCGCTGTATGGTTCGGTCACCCCGCGTGACGCCGCAGACGCAGCAAACGAAGCCGGTCATGAGGTCGACCGCAAGCAAGTGGTTCTTGGCGCACCGATCAAGGAGCTTGGTCTGCACAAGATCAAGGTCGTCCTTCACCCGGAAGTCGAGGCCGAGATTACGCTGAACGTCGCCCGCTCGAACGAAGAAGCAGAGCTTCAGGCCGCTGGCAAGTCGATTCAGGATCTGGCCGCGGAAGAAGACGCTGCTGCCGAATTCGAAATCTCGGAACTGTTCGATGATATCGGGTCAGCTTCGCGTGATGAAGACGACGATCAGGGCTCGGAAGCGACGGCTGCTGCCGGCGAATAA
- the rpsR gene encoding 30S ribosomal protein S18, translating into MANKPFFRRRKVDPFGGDNAPKIDYKDTRLLQRYISERGKIVPSRITAVSAKNQRKLAQAIKRARFLALLPYVVK; encoded by the coding sequence ATGGCGAACAAACCGTTTTTCCGTCGTCGTAAGGTCGATCCGTTCGGTGGCGATAACGCCCCCAAGATCGACTATAAAGACACCCGCCTGCTGCAGCGCTATATCAGCGAACGCGGCAAAATTGTGCCGTCGCGCATCACCGCGGTTTCGGCAAAGAACCAGCGTAAGCTGGCACAGGCCATCAAGCGCGCGCGCTTTCTGGCACTGCTGCCATACGTTGTGAAATAA